Proteins encoded together in one Vigna angularis cultivar LongXiaoDou No.4 chromosome 5, ASM1680809v1, whole genome shotgun sequence window:
- the LOC108339616 gene encoding uncharacterized protein LOC108339616 isoform X3 gives MGYYRRGALDHLRILASRFMCQNPTFRHSFTSCKSWYLDSGSKGAIFNGFSSWCSISQRLGAQGVVGVNGNFHNLFPLGAKRFYCIDQYNVQHFKPRGLRHWFKNVRHLCVVMVGSGVLITVYFGNLETVPCTNRTHLVLLSKAFERRLGENEFEQIKVTFKGKILPPINPQSVRVTMIAREIVDALQRGLRKDNASEHTMLVEGDGRETWSALVGSEEKVERSWHRGDKILDEKNCWKYDQQRRSKATTSHLDGLNWEILIVNEPVVNALCLPGGKIVLFSGLFEHFQSDAEIATIIGHEVGHAVARHSAEGITKKLSFGILQLILYQLVIPDIVNIVSSVFFHLPFSRRL, from the exons ATGGGATACTACAGAAGGGGAGCTCTTGATCACCTTCGCATCTTGGCTTCGAGATTTATGTGTCAAAATCCAACTTTTCGGCATAGTTTTACGAGTTGCAAATCTTGGTATTTAGATTCAGGTTCAAAAGGGGCTATCTTTAATGGGTTCTCTTCGTGGTGTTCGATTTCTCAGAGACTGGGGGCACAAGGTGTTGTTGGAGTTAATGGTAACTTTCACAATCTCTTTCCTTTGGGGGCTAAGAGATTTTACTGTATTGATCAATATAATGTGCAACATTTCAAGCCAAGGGGACTAAGGCATTGGTTTAAGAATGTTAGACATCTTTGTGTTGTGATGGTTGGTTCAGGGGTTTTAATCACTGTTTATTTTGGGAACTTGGAAACGGTTCCTTGTACCAACCGAACCCATTTGGTTCTGTTGTCCAAAGCATTTGAGAGGAGGCTTGGGGAAAACGAGTTTGAACAAATTAAAGTCACTTTTAAGGGGAAGATATTGCCTCCAATAAATCCTCAAAGTGTGAGAGTGACAATGATAGCTAGGGAAATAGTTGATGCATTACAGAGAGGGTTGAGGAAGGATAATGCATCAGAGCATACTATGCTGGTTGAAGGAGATGGAAGGGAGACATGGAGTGCATTGGTTGGGAGTGAAGAGAAGGTTGAAAGGAGTTGGCACCGGGGGGataagattcttgatgagaaaaattGCTGGAAATATGATCAGCAAAGACGGTCAAAAGCTACTACCTCACATTTGGATGGATTGAATTGGGAAATTTTGATCGTAAATGAGCCTGTTGTTAATGCCCTCTGCTTACCTGGTGGGAAGATAGTTTTGTTCTCTGGTTTGTTTGAGCATTTTCAAAGTGATGCAGAGATAGCAACTATTATTGGGCACGAG gTTGGGCATGCTGTTGCAAGACACAGTGCAGAGGGGATTACAAAGAAGCTGTCGTTTGGTATTCTACAATTGATACTTTATCAGCTTGTCATACCTGATATTGTCAACATAGTGTCATCCGTTTTCTT
- the LOC108340658 gene encoding uncharacterized protein LOC108340658 isoform X1 produces MDAIGSGCWGLWKWNPLPQSRRRRVRRNSGSAGATGGGGYRFPVKQALTAASLALTGDTIAQLSNRWKKAKEGGDNISQDELWSHLSDHDWLRALRMTSYGLLLYGPGSYAWYQCLDHFLPKPTVQNLMLKVLLNQIVLGPCVIAVVFAWNNLWQRRLSELPEKYRRDALPTLLYGFRFWIPVSVLNFWVVPLQTRVAFMSMGSIFWNFYLSSTMTK; encoded by the exons ATGGACGCTATTGGAAGTGGGTGTTGGGGGCTGTGGAAGTGGAATCCGCTACCGCAGTCTCGACGGCGTCGTGTACGTCGCAATTCCGGTTCGGCGGGTGCAACCGGCGGAGGTGGTTACCGGTTTCCGGTTAAGCAAGCGCTGACCGCGGCCTCCCTCGCCCTCACCGGCGACACAATCGCTCAGCTTAGCAACCGTTGGAAGAAAGCTAAGGAGGGTGGTGACAATATATCTCAG GATGAACTATGGAGCCACCTTTCAGACCATGATTGGCTACGAGCCCTTCGAATGACTTCCTATGGACTCCTTTTGTATGGTCCTGGTTCTTATGCCTGGTACCAGTGTCTTGACCACTTTCTCCCCAAACCAACGGTACAGAACCTAATGTTAAAG GTTTTACTAAACCAGATTGTGTTAGGTCCATGTGTCATTGCTGTTGTTTTTGCATGGAACAATTTATGGCAACGGAGGCTCTCTGAGCTTCCAGAAAAATACAGAAGAGATGCTCTTCCAACGTTACTTTATG GTTTTAGATTTTGGATCCCTGTCAGTGTATTAAATTTCTG GGTGGTGCCTCTTCAAACTCGAGTGGCTTTCATGTCAATGGGTTCAATCTTCTGGAATTTCTACTTGTCATCAACAATGACCAAGTAA
- the LOC108340659 gene encoding RHOMBOID-like protein 2 — protein MVRRDLETSGGRTKNNRTEENYIAHESSNLYEADTHWTSWLVPMFVVANIVVFVIFMYINNCPKNNLGPQGGGVAKFLGRFSFELRQENPYLGPSSSTLTKMGALRWDNVENGHQGWRLVTCIWLHAGIIHLLANMLSLVFIGIRLEQQFRFVRIGVIYLVTIQDQYPEFNLVDKVVEGEEGNVRT, from the coding sequence atggtcAGAAGAGATCTTGAGACTAGCGGTGGGAGAACCAAGAACAACAGAACAGAGGAAAACTACATTGCGCATGAGTCTTCTAATCTTTACGAAGCTGATACCCATTGGACATCATGGCTGGTTCCTATGTTTGTGGTTGCTaatattgttgtttttgttattttcatgtaCATCAACAATTGTCCCAAGAATAACCTTGGTCCCCAAGGTGGCGGCGTGGCCAAGTTCCTTGGAAGGTTCTCCTTCGAACTTAGGCAGGAGAATCCATATCTTGGTCCTTCTTCTTCAACATTGACCAAGATGGGAGCCCTTCGGTGGGATAATGTTGAGAACGGGCATCAAGGATGGAGACTTGTCACTTGCATTTGGTTACATGCTGGGATTATTCATTTGCTTGCTAACATGTTGAGTCTGGTATTCATTGGGATTCGTCTGGAACAACAATTCAGGTTTGTGAGGATTGGAGTTATATACCTTGTGACTATCCAGGATCAATATCCTGAGTTCAACCTTGTGGAcaaggttgttgaaggagagGAGGGTAATGTTAGGACATAG
- the LOC108340658 gene encoding uncharacterized protein LOC108340658 isoform X2, which yields MDAIGSGCWGLWKWNPLPQSRRRRVRRNSGSAGATGGGGYRFPVKQALTAASLALTGDTIAQLSNRWKKAKEGGDNISQDELWSHLSDHDWLRALRMTSYGLLLYGPGSYAWYQCLDHFLPKPTVQNLMLKVLLNQIVLGPCVIAVVFAWNNLWQRRLSELPEKYRRDALPTLLYGFRFWIPVSVLNFWCASSSAGRRLILLLHHFIAT from the exons ATGGACGCTATTGGAAGTGGGTGTTGGGGGCTGTGGAAGTGGAATCCGCTACCGCAGTCTCGACGGCGTCGTGTACGTCGCAATTCCGGTTCGGCGGGTGCAACCGGCGGAGGTGGTTACCGGTTTCCGGTTAAGCAAGCGCTGACCGCGGCCTCCCTCGCCCTCACCGGCGACACAATCGCTCAGCTTAGCAACCGTTGGAAGAAAGCTAAGGAGGGTGGTGACAATATATCTCAG GATGAACTATGGAGCCACCTTTCAGACCATGATTGGCTACGAGCCCTTCGAATGACTTCCTATGGACTCCTTTTGTATGGTCCTGGTTCTTATGCCTGGTACCAGTGTCTTGACCACTTTCTCCCCAAACCAACGGTACAGAACCTAATGTTAAAG GTTTTACTAAACCAGATTGTGTTAGGTCCATGTGTCATTGCTGTTGTTTTTGCATGGAACAATTTATGGCAACGGAGGCTCTCTGAGCTTCCAGAAAAATACAGAAGAGATGCTCTTCCAACGTTACTTTATG GTTTTAGATTTTGGATCCCTGTCAGTGTATTAAATTTCTGGTGCGCATCTTC CAGTGCTGGGAGGAGATTGATACTTCTTTTACACCATTTTATTGCTACCTAA